The Verrucomicrobiota bacterium DNA segment GACCGGCTCCAACTCTACGAGCGGATCTTTGCCGGTGTAGTAAATGATGTTACCGGCGTCGTACCAAATCTTGAAGTTCGCGTGCGCCACCTTCTCGAGGCAGCGCAAAATCTCCTCCGACGCCCCGCTGCCGCCGCCGTGCGGTTTCATCGCGATCTGAATGCCGCGTCGCTCTGCCTGCGCCGACGCGTCGGCCATGAGGCGATAGAAATTCTCGTAGTGCGCCGGCTTGTCCACGCCGAAAGTGAGCATGAACTTCAGCTCCAGCCGCGCGGCGTTTTCGATCTGTTTGCGCAGGTCCGAGATATTGTCGCCGAGCGCGCCTTCCTGCCTGAAGCGGATCGCCGTCAGGTTGACGGCCAGGCCGCGTTGCGCGATGCGCCTTTTCAAGTTGTCCAAGTACTCCGGCGTCGCCGCAGAAGACGTCATGGCTTCACCGCGTTGCCCGGTCAGGA contains these protein-coding regions:
- a CDS encoding sugar phosphate isomerase/epimerase, with translation MNRRIFIQTAGLSITSLATSQFLRSLAAEKVHWPVGCFNRPWTRWSYDDALDGIKAAGYKLTGLLTGQRGEAMTSSAATPEYLDNLKRRIAQRGLAVNLTAIRFRQEGALGDNISDLRKQIENAARLELKFMLTFGVDKPAHYENFYRLMADASAQAERRGIQIAMKPHGGGSGASEEILRCLEKVAHANFKIWYDAGNIIYYTGKDPLVELEPVAKYVTGFCAKDCAAPKAEVMTQFGTGKVDFKAVLAKLKSAGFKGPIMVEGVKVGATAEETTANARANREFLEKTLAAL